One genomic region from Physeter macrocephalus isolate SW-GA unplaced genomic scaffold, ASM283717v5 random_992, whole genome shotgun sequence encodes:
- the LOC129391956 gene encoding mannosyl-oligosaccharide 1,2-alpha-mannosidase IC-like codes for MLMRKVPGFVPASPWGLRLPQKFLFLLFLSGLVTLCFGALFLLPNSSRLKRLFLAPRTQQPGLEAVAQVAGHTLTREQESPPNPAPAAPAPGEDDPRSQASPRRRKGWLRRTRPTGPREEATASRGSGATALRPQEGSISSSFDFSAFRSRLRHPVLGTRADKSKEPQSLVQSQREKIKE; via the coding sequence ATGCTCATGAGGAAAGTGCCCGGCTTCGTCCCGGCCTCCCCCTGGGGGCTGCGGCTGCCGCAGaagttcctcttccttctcttcctctccggCCTCGTCACCCTGTGCTTCGGGGCCCTGTTCCTGCTGCCCAACTCCTCTCGCCTCAAGCGCCTCTTCCTGGCCCCCCGGACCCAGCAGCCCGGCCTGGAGGCAGTGGCCCAAGTCGCCGGCCACACCCTGACCCGCGAGCAGGAGTCGCCTCCGAACCCGGCCCCCGCGGCTCCAGCCCCGGGTGAGGACGACCCCAGGAGCCAAGCCAGTCCCCGCCGCAGGAAAGGGTGGCTGCGGCGCACCCGCCCCACCGGGCCGCGGGAGGAGGCCACGGCGTCCCGGGGCAGCGGCGCCACGGCCCTCAGACCGCAGGAGGGGAGCATCTCCTCTAGCTTTGACTTCAGCGCGTTCCGGAGCCGCCTCCGCCACCCGGTCCTGGGCACTAGGGCCGACAAGAGTAAGGAGCCCCAGAGCCTAGTTCAAAGCCAGCGGGAGAAAATCAAGGAG